The Candidatus Poribacteria bacterium genome has a window encoding:
- a CDS encoding YggT family protein — protein sequence MDLLAWVLHQLIEIYVFIVIGNAILSWFVYGTQNSTIRQIYWWTSRIVDPALTPIRRALGPRTRNLGIDISPFILIFLLMILRGLF from the coding sequence ATGGATCTACTGGCTTGGGTTCTTCACCAATTGATTGAAATTTATGTATTCATCGTTATAGGAAATGCCATTCTTTCTTGGTTTGTTTACGGCACGCAAAATTCAACTATCAGGCAAATCTATTGGTGGACAAGTCGTATCGTAGATCCAGCTTTGACCCCGATTCGTAGAGCACTTGGACCCAGGACTCGAAATCTCGGTATCGATATTTCGCCTTTTATCCTAATTTTTCTGCTAATGATCTTGAGAGGGCTGTTCTAA
- the proC gene encoding pyrroline-5-carboxylate reductase — protein sequence MSETYLNEPQGIIKNLQLGVIGIGKMGGIIVRSIAGTVFPARHVWVTDLDTTLVKQLCEEKSTNSTADIDTLMEKADVILCAVPPAAIPHILPQVARNLSISQSLISIAAGVTTTTLESYFDTPPAVIRVMPNIAASVGAAISVLTTGSAANETHLTIAQKIFNACGTSLVMDERHLDAVTGVSGSGPAYVALFIEALADAGVHVGLPRTDAQKLATHTVLGAATMLAETQEHPATLKNRVTTPGGTTAAGLHALEKGGLRATLTEAILAATERAKELGST from the coding sequence ATGAGCGAAACCTACCTGAACGAACCGCAAGGAATAATTAAAAATCTTCAATTAGGTGTAATAGGCATTGGAAAGATGGGAGGCATTATCGTCCGAAGTATTGCTGGAACGGTATTCCCTGCCAGACACGTATGGGTTACGGATCTGGATACCACACTTGTCAAGCAGCTCTGTGAAGAAAAAAGCACTAACAGCACAGCGGATATTGACACACTCATGGAAAAGGCGGACGTGATTCTCTGTGCGGTGCCACCCGCAGCTATCCCTCACATTCTCCCACAGGTTGCGCGCAACTTATCAATATCGCAATCGCTTATTAGCATCGCTGCAGGTGTGACAACAACAACACTTGAATCCTATTTTGACACACCCCCAGCTGTTATTCGGGTAATGCCAAATATCGCGGCTTCGGTAGGGGCAGCAATATCGGTGCTAACGACAGGCAGCGCAGCGAACGAGACGCATCTCACAATAGCACAAAAGATTTTCAACGCCTGTGGTACCTCCTTAGTGATGGATGAGCGTCATCTTGATGCCGTCACAGGTGTGAGTGGCAGTGGACCTGCCTATGTTGCACTCTTTATCGAAGCATTAGCTGATGCCGGTGTTCATGTCGGTTTACCTCGGACGGATGCCCAAAAACTGGCAACACACACCGTATTAGGAGCAGCAACGATGTTAGCCGAAACGCAGGAACATCCTGCGACTCTCAAGAACCGCGTCACGACCCCCGGTGGCACAACAGCTGCTGGACTGCACGCTTTGGAAAAAGGAGGCTTGAGGGCTACGCTCACCGAAGCGATTCTCGCCGCAACTGAACGCGCGAAAGAATTGGGTAGCACATAA